GTGGCTTTGGTTCGCTGGCGCTCTCGCGCCGCGCTGGCCTCTGGGAGGTGAAGGGTCTTGGCGAAGAAGCCTTGCCGCTCTTTGCCGCCGCTGACGCGCGGGCGGGCAAATTGCGCCCCGAAGCGATCGAGCCGAACGTCCTTCTCCCGCAGATGGGCGAAGGCGAGGAAGTGGTGGAAGATTATCGCGCGATCGGACTTTCGCTGCGCGCCCATCCGCTCGCCTTCCTGCGCGACGAATTGGCGCGCCGGAAGATAGTGACCTGCGCCGCGCTCAAGGATATTCGCGACGGGCGATGGGTCAATCTCGCCGGCCTCGTCCTCCTGCGGCAGAAGCCGGGTTCCGCCAAGGGCACCATGTTCATCACCCTCGAGGATGAGACCGATGTCGCCAATCTCGTCGTCTGGCCCAATCTCTTCGAGAAGCATCGGCGCGTGGTGCTGAGCGCCTCGATGATGGGCGTGCGCGGTCAGGTCCAGAAGGAGGGCGAGGTCATCCATCTCATCGCCCAGCGTCTGGAGGATCTCTCGCCTCTCCTCGCCAGCGTCGGCCAGCGGGAGGATGTCGCCAGCATCTATCAGGTCAGCCGCGCCGATATCGTCAAAAGCGCCATGGCCCCCGATCCCCGCGATGCGGCGAACAGGCCTCTTGGGCGCGGGGCCCGCGATCTTTACGATCCCGATCTGCGCCTTGGGTCCGGCATCATTCCGGGACAGCCGACAGAGGGTATCAAGGTGAAGACACGGGATTTTCGCTGAAAGGCGGCAAGCCGCCAATGCGGCTCAGGCCGGCTCGATCTGCTCGACATCGAGCATGTCGAAATCGGATCTCGTTCCCACGACCCGGACCTTCTGGCCAATAAGATGCCGGCAGGATCTGGGGCAATCGAGCCGCCATTCCCCGCCATCAGCCACACGCAGCACGGGATAGGGATCGCCGCCAAGCAGGATGCCGATCAGTTCGTGCCGCGTGCCGCGTGGCATGTCATTTGTGCCTTGCGGGCTTGCGGGGAGTTTGAGCCTGGGACGGGTTCTGGTCCTGCGGATTCTCGAACACCCAGTTGAGATAGGCGGCGATGCGGATACCACCGCGCTTGAGCCGATCATCAAGCTCGAGACGGTGCTGATAGGCATAGTCCCAGGACAGGCTGGTATCGGTGGGATAGATGGTCTTGCGCAGCGCGATGCTCTCGCGGATCCAGGTGCCTGGATCGCGAACATTCCAGGCGATGATCTGCTGCGGCGTGATCGCGCGCGCCAGCCAGTCGGCGAGTTCGGAATAGGAGAGCGATCGCTGTTCGATCATCGCACTGTCCCAGACCGAATGGAGATTGGTCGAGCGACCGAACCAGCTCACCTTCATGTCATTGCCACCCCGGTCGTTGCCGCCGCCGGCATGAAGTGGCTGATGCAGGTCGCCGATAATATGGACGACAAAGCGCAGGGCCAGGCGCTTGTCGTCCATTGAGGCCGCAGGATCACGCAGCGTCGCGGTGAAGCGGGCAAGCGCGCTCATCGCGTCGCCTTCGGGCGGCGCGTCGGCGC
The sequence above is drawn from the Sphingobium sp. AP49 genome and encodes:
- a CDS encoding DUF5818 domain-containing protein, which encodes MPRGTRHELIGILLGGDPYPVLRVADGGEWRLDCPRSCRHLIGQKVRVVGTRSDFDMLDVEQIEPA
- a CDS encoding S1/P1 nuclease; the protein is MRKLILPLILLSITSPAFAWGPIGHRVTGAIADRNLSGLARANVQLLLGDEDLAQAATWPDDMKSDPADFWQKQASPWHYVTVREGDAYTSADAPPEGDAMSALARFTATLRDPAASMDDKRLALRFVVHIIGDLHQPLHAGGGNDRGGNDMKVSWFGRSTNLHSVWDSAMIEQRSLSYSELADWLARAITPQQIIAWNVRDPGTWIRESIALRKTIYPTDTSLSWDYAYQHRLELDDRLKRGGIRIAAYLNWVFENPQDQNPSQAQTPRKPARHK